A part of Daphnia pulex isolate KAP4 chromosome 6, ASM2113471v1 genomic DNA contains:
- the LOC124196380 gene encoding tau-tubulin kinase homolog Asator-like isoform X4 — protein MATEDLLQPGHVVKERWKVVRKIGGGGFGEIYEGVDLVTRELVALKLESAKQPKQVLKMEVAVLKRLQGKEHVCRFIGCGRNDRFNYVVMQLQGRNLAELRRAQPRGAFSLSTSLRLGLQILKAIESIHEVGFLHRDIKPSNFAMGRVQHTGRRVFMLDFGLARQYTTASGDVRPARSAAGFRGTVRYASINAHKNKEMGRHDDLWSLFYMLVEFVNGQLPWRKIKDKEQVGLMKERYDHRLLLKHLPSDFRSFLEHIQSLQYVDKPDYLMLAGVLERCMKRRGVRDCDPYDWEKLAEAPQSVTTSSSSAAVPSKPQQRIITNPGTANVTTDNLGEDPLAASIGLNNQENMHPSDMAVAASAAVPPVVDRRTPLQTAQVVSTDKEGGTNGDGSKSPVAVNGQSAQVNAQDKSPKKRKLEGGADAVVPPPLAHDRQARRALVAEAATPDSLVDTENSRETAARQESGAGLVETDNGFTPLAISASMPAVLVTARSPRPNFGPSHSVPQSPSTPADVDDAQAASNVARMGGGGVSPGVVSAGGMGLGSPLGGAADKGVRGRTNLRRFHSMHAHNHSPGSSRGVRVTKEMKERDRERDRDTSYTQCAVMDDDNVSALQQMTRAGGGLTLASQWKSQFDDSEETDDELQGEHLQSPEHLPALARLGVAMLQQQMFGYGSSPTSPVMLRAISPNNLNEQAMAMESAMQYFNERSPDNNQNNNNNQSGQTAMCATTLPRRSKRPPERLKSDESQLVKGSTLDGLDVEGADTMQAILNREGLPRTWSNPQLSSHIRPGLEPPRLQQAAFDDCVYAVDVMRNVAVKQGAAASTSATKEIDPSADEVERKFSLPARMLCQTSAALLQLQSDFQNDSSQAAAVAGRLEIRMVDPSTPRSHGDHTTDQPCNVPALYVATAPSIETSAEKSAASVSQSAVTPALVPAPAVEEATVFYDAQPNGDEDTFRTALPGTTINAGTSKTIVLGQAGGLAEPETERLEVKSITQDDDNESLHSPEKTSRLSSARGSKSPQQQRRIGTVVPPVPPHLETPTLVDLGLNRDGNREDGRRRGRDVEGETEEDEEEEEEEDEDEDEEEEGNEEVRKNNDGEEGDADDEEGNKRTQQDYPVLSEQLDEERRKISVINLNDLSAAFQASSRMRTPRHSPPPAELPSQQHLQQRRYSQEERSHAVRLVSGYLSQMTSSAAQTGGEEEEASGGDATASAGKGLRYDRDDETSSGRRKRQGVEKYVSDNSQLNLQFERRRSHRPQSSDMTGLTVVHHSPTMRHRSSVATAPDTAYSSHPSYLDTRSRPSPQSSSVGGLTALNSTYEISRVRSSPSLVPSTSRFPFHYTPHPPTGNPPTLRELDARLRRYRPVSFRDGTSYSRR, from the exons ATGGCCACGGAAGACCTACTCCAACCCGGACATGTTGTCAAAGAGCGCTGGAAAGTG GTGCGCAAGATTGGCGGCGGTGGTTTCGGAGAGATCTACGAAGGAGTGGATTTGGTGACGCGTGAACTGGTGGCTCTCAAGCTGGAATCGGCCAAGCAGCCCAAACAAGTTTTGAAGATGGAAGTGGCCGTCCTAAAGCGACTCCAAG GTAAAGAGCACGTCTGCCGCTTCATCGGATGCGGTCGCAACGATCGGTTTAACTACGTCGTGATGCAGCTACAGGGTCGAAACCTTGCCGAGTTGCGGCGAGCCCAGCCCAGAGGAGCCTTCTCCTTATCGACCAGCCTCCGACTGGGTTTACAAATACTCAAAGCCATAGAAAGTATCCATGAAGTCGGCTTCCTCCATCGCGATATCAAACCT TCCAACTTCGCTATGGGCCGTGTGCAGCACACGGGCCGACGGGTTTTCATGCTGGATTTTGGTCTGGCTCGCCAGTACACGACGGCGTCGGGAGATGTCAGACCGGCCCGATCAGCTGCAGGTTTCCGAGGCACCGTTCGTTACGCCTCGATCAACGCCCATAAAAACAAA GAAATGGGCCGACACGATGACTTGTGGTCTCTCTTTTATATGCTGGTCGAGTTTGTTAACGGACAACTTCCGtggagaaaaatcaaagataAAGAGCAG GTGGGCCTAATGAAGGAGCGCTATGATCATCGGTTGCTCTTGAAGCACTTGCCGTCAGATTTCAGGAGTTTCCTGGAACACATTCAGTCGTTGCAGTACGTCGATAAGCCAGATTATTTG ATGCTTGCCGGAGTGTTGGAACGCTGCATGAAGCGGCGCGGCGTCCGAGATTGTGATCCTTACGATTGGGAAAAGCTTGCGGAGGCGCCACAGTCGGTGACCACGTCCTCTTCTTCGGCGGCCGTGCCATCCAAGCCCCAGCAGCGCATCATCACCAATCCAGGCACTGCCAATGTCACGACAGATAATCTGGGTGAAGATCCACTGGCCGCTAGTATTGGATTGAATAATCAAGAGAACATGCATCCGAGCGATATGGCAGTGGCTGCTTCGGCTGCCGTGCCGCCCGTCGTGGATAGGAGGACTCCGTTGCAAACCGCACAGGTTGTTTCAACCGATAAGGAAGGAGGGACGAATGGTGATGGATCGAAATCCCCGGTCGCTGTGAATGGTCAAAGCGCACAAGTCAATGCCCAAGACAAATCACCCAAGAAGCGAAAGTTGGAAGGGGGAGCCGACGCCGTTGTTCCACCACCACTCGCTCACGATAGACAAGCGCGACGGGCACTGGTTGCGGAAGCCGCCACCCCTGATTCGCTGGTGGACACGGAAAATAGTCGAGAAACAGCCGCTCGTCAAGAATCGGGTGCTGGATTAGTGGAAACGGATAACGGTTTCACTCCGCTAGCGATTTCAGCTTCGATGCCGGCCGTTCTGGTGACCGCTAGATCTCCACGTCCCAATTTCGGTCCGTCGCACAGTGTCCCTCAATCGCCCAGCACGCCGGCCGACGTCGACGACGCACAAGCAGCTTCGAATGTTGCCAGGATGGGTGGTGGCGGCGTGTCTCCAGGCGTAGTTAGCGCTGGAGGAATGGGATTAGGATCACCTTTGGGTGGAGCTGCTGACAAGGGCGTCCGAGGACGCACCAATCTGAGGCGCTTTCATAGCATGCACGCTCACAACCACAGTCCGGGTAGTAGTCGAGGAGTACGTGTCACTAAGGAGATGAAGGAGCGCGACCGGGAACGCGATAGGGATACGTCTTACACTCAGTGTGCCGTGATGGATGACGACAACGTTTCTGCCCTTCAGCAGATGACAAGAGCTGGCGGAG GGTTAACTCTGGCATCGCAGTGGAAATCCCAATTCGACGATTCGGAGGAGACGGACGACGAACTTCAAGGTGAACATTTACAGAGCCCCGAACATTTGCCTGCCTTGGCCCGGCTAGGAGTGGCCATGCTGCAGCAGCAAATGTTTGGCTATGGATCGTCCCCTACTTCGCCAGTCATGCTGCGAGCCATCAGCCCTAATAATCTAAACGAGCAAGCGATGGCTATGGAATCAGCCATGCAATATTTCAACGAACGATCGCCCGACAACaatcagaacaacaacaacaatcagtCGGGGCAAACGGCTATGTGTGCTACCACATTGCCCAGGAGGTCCAAGAGACCACCTGAACGTCTAAAAAGCGACGAGTCTCAACTAGTTAAGGGCTCGACTCTCGATGGACTGGATGTTGAAGGAGCCGATACGATGCAAGCCATTCTAAATAG GGAGGGATTGCCACGAACCTGGAGCAATCCTCAACTGTCTTCGCACATCCGTCCAGGGCTAGAACCTCCTCGATTGCAGCAGGCGGCTTTTGACGACTGTGTCTACGCTGTTGACGTGATGAGGAACGTTGCCGTTAAGCAGGGTGCAGCCGCATCGACGTCAGCCACCAAAGAAATTGATCCGTCTGCCGATGAAGTGGAGCGAAAATTCAGCCTTCCGGCACGCATGCTATGCCAAACGAGCGCCGCCCTGTTACAATTGCAATCGGATTTTCAGAATGACTCATCACAGGCTGCCGCCGTCGCCGGCCGATTGGAAATCCGCATGGTGGATCCGTCTACTCCTCGTTCTCACGGAGATCACACGACCGATCAGCCGTGTAATGTCCCAGCCCTTTACGTAGCTACGGCGCCCAGCATTGAAACGTCTGCCGAGAAAAGCGCGGCTTCCGTCTCTCAGTCGGCCGTCACGCCTGCGCTGGTCCCCGCACCAGCTGTCGAAGAAGCGACTGTTTTCTACGACGCTCAACCCAACGGAGACGAAGATACTTTCCGAACAGCTTTACCCGGTACAACGATTAATGCCGGGACGTCCAAAACGATTGTGCTTGGACAAGCTGGCGGACTTGCGGAGCCGGAAACGGAGAGACTTGAAGTCAAGTCAATCACTCAAGATGATGATAACGAATCGCTCCATTCTCCTGAGAAAACCTCGAGGCTATCGTCGGCCCGAGGCTCTAAATCCCCGCAGCAACAGCGGCGAATCGGCACCGTCGTGCCGCCAGTCCCTCCGCATTTGGAAACTCCCACTTTGGTCGATCTCGGTCTTAATCGAGATGGAAACAGAGAAGATGGTCGACGTCGAGGCCGCGATGTCGAGGGAGAGAccgaagaagatgaggaagaagaagaagaagaggatgaagatgaggatgaagaagaagagggaaatgAGGAAGTACGGAAGAACAATGACGGCGAAGAAGGTGACGCTGATGATGAAGAGGGCAATAAACGGACTCAACAAGATTACCCGGTCTTGAGTGAGCAGCTGGACGAGGAACGCCGCAAAATATCTGTCATCAACTTGAACGACTTGAGTGCCGCCTTTCAAGCCTCCAGCCGGATGCGGACTCCTCGCCATTCTCCACCGCCTGCCGAATTACCTTCGCAACAGCATCTGCAGCAGCGACGTTACTCTCAAGAGGAACGTTCTCATGCCGTCCGCCTAGTGTCGGGCTATCTGTCACAAATGACCTCGTCGGCCGCCCAGACTGGcggagaggaagaagaggcgAGCGGTGGCGATGCAACAGCTTCGGCTGGCAAAGGTCTTCGCTATGATCGAGACGATGAAACTTCCAGCGGCCGCCGGAAAAGACAAGGAGTCGAAAAGTACGTCTCGGATAACTCGCAGCTCAATTTGCAATTCGAGCGACGGCGATCTCATCGTCCTCAAAGTAGCGACATGACTGGATTAACTGTTGTTCATCACTCGCCCACTATGCGCCACCGGAGTAGCGTCGCCACAGCCCCGGACACCGCCTACTCGTCGCATCCATCGTATTTGGATACCCGGTCTAGGCCGTCTCCGCAGTCATCGTCTGTAGGCGGTTTAACAGCTTTAAACAGCACCTACGAAATCAGCCGCGTCCGATCGTCGCCATCGCTGGTGCCGTCGACGAGTCGCTTTCCTTTTCATTACACCCCTCACCCACCTACAGGCAATCCGCCCACTCTTCGCGAGCTCGACGCCAG GCTGCGCCGCTATCGCCCCGTCTCGTTTCGTGACGGCACATCTTACAGCCGCCGCTGA
- the LOC124196380 gene encoding tau-tubulin kinase homolog Asator-like isoform X3, producing the protein MRWEIMQCSAEPSPCLDVAALAVDEATVSSVRSVAVSATGLGGIKISAFSLLVNGFSQSSSSGCVRAGRRPAVAASTTSAVRLHSSNSSSSSSSDDDDADHSSDERNSQKSQSAASLVETRKPKRPNLLQLPCVARPAKQTNGHITMATEDLLQPGHVVKERWKVVRKIGGGGFGEIYEGVDLVTRELVALKLESAKQPKQVLKMEVAVLKRLQGKEHVCRFIGCGRNDRFNYVVMQLQGRNLAELRRAQPRGAFSLSTSLRLGLQILKAIESIHEVGFLHRDIKPSNFAMGRVQHTGRRVFMLDFGLARQYTTASGDVRPARSAAGFRGTVRYASINAHKNKEMGRHDDLWSLFYMLVEFVNGQLPWRKIKDKEQVGLMKERYDHRLLLKHLPSDFRSFLEHIQSLQYVDKPDYLMLAGVLERCMKRRGVRDCDPYDWEKLAEAPQSVTTSSSSAAVPSKPQQRIITNPGTANVTTDNLGEDPLAASIGLNNQENMHPSDMAVAASAAVPPVVDRRTPLQTAQVVSTDKEGGTNGDGSKSPVAVNGQSAQVNAQDKSPKKRKLEGGADAVVPPPLAHDRQARRALVAEAATPDSLVDTENSRETAARQESGAGLVETDNGFTPLAISASMPAVLVTARSPRPNFGPSHSVPQSPSTPADVDDAQAASNVARMGGGGVSPGVVSAGGMGLGSPLGGAADKGVRGRTNLRRFHSMHAHNHSPGSSRGVRVTKEMKERDRERDRDTSYTQCAVMDDDNVSALQQMTRAGGGLTLASQWKSQFDDSEETDDELQGEHLQSPEHLPALARLGVAMLQQQMFGYGSSPTSPVMLRAISPNNLNEQAMAMESAMQYFNERSPDNNQNNNNNQSGQTAMCATTLPRRSKRPPERLKSDESQLVKGSTLDGLDVEGADTMQAILNREGLPRTWSNPQLSSHIRPGLEPPRLQQAAFDDCVYAVDVMRNVAVKQGAAASTSATKEIDPSADEVERKFSLPARMLCQTSAALLQLQSDFQNDSSQAAAVAGRLEIRMVDPSTPRSHGDHTTDQPCNVPALYVATAPSIETSAEKSAASVSQSAVTPALVPAPAVEEATVFYDAQPNGDEDTFRTALPGTTINAGTSKTIVLGQAGGLAEPETERLEVKSITQDDDNESLHSPEKTSRLSSARGSKSPQQQRRIGTVVPPVPPHLETPTLVDLGLNRDGNREDGRRRGRDVEGETEEDEEEEEEEDEDEDEEEEGNEEVRKNNDGEEGDADDEEGNKRTQQDYPVLSEQLDEERRKISVINLNDLSAAFQASSRMRTPRHSPPPAELPSQQHLQQRRYSQEERSHAVRLVSGYLSQMTSSAAQTGGEEEEASGGDATASAGKGLRYDRDDETSSGRRKRQGVEKYVSDNSQLNLQFERRRSHRPQSSDMTGLTVVHHSPTMRHRSSVATAPDTAYSSHPSYLDTRSRPSPQSSSVGGLTALNSTYEISRVRSSPSLVPSTSRFPFHYTPHPPTGNPPTLRELDARLRRYRPVSFRDGTSYSRR; encoded by the exons ATGCGCTGGGAGATAATGCAGTG ttcggcGGAACCCAGTCCCTGCTTAGACGTAGCGGCGCTAGCTGTTGACGAGGCGACAGTATCATCCGTCAGATCGGTCGCAGTTTCCGCCACAGGACTGGGCGGCATCAAAATCTCGGCATTCTCCCTCCTAGTCAACGGCTTTTCGCAGTCGAGCAGCAGCGGTTGCGTTCGTGCCGGTCGACGCCCAGCAGTCGCAGCCTCAACAACCTCAGCCGTACGTTTGCATAGCAGCAATAGCAGCTCGTCGAGTagcagcgacgacgacgacgccgatCACAGCAGCGACGAGCGAAATAGCCAAAAGAGTCAAAGTGCCGCCAGTTTGGTGGAAACGCGCAAACCCAAGAGACCAAATCTCCTGCAACTTCCATGTGTAGCACGCCCTGCTAAGCAAACCAACGGACACATCACCATGGCCACGGAAGACCTACTCCAACCCGGACATGTTGTCAAAGAGCGCTGGAAAGTG GTGCGCAAGATTGGCGGCGGTGGTTTCGGAGAGATCTACGAAGGAGTGGATTTGGTGACGCGTGAACTGGTGGCTCTCAAGCTGGAATCGGCCAAGCAGCCCAAACAAGTTTTGAAGATGGAAGTGGCCGTCCTAAAGCGACTCCAAG GTAAAGAGCACGTCTGCCGCTTCATCGGATGCGGTCGCAACGATCGGTTTAACTACGTCGTGATGCAGCTACAGGGTCGAAACCTTGCCGAGTTGCGGCGAGCCCAGCCCAGAGGAGCCTTCTCCTTATCGACCAGCCTCCGACTGGGTTTACAAATACTCAAAGCCATAGAAAGTATCCATGAAGTCGGCTTCCTCCATCGCGATATCAAACCT TCCAACTTCGCTATGGGCCGTGTGCAGCACACGGGCCGACGGGTTTTCATGCTGGATTTTGGTCTGGCTCGCCAGTACACGACGGCGTCGGGAGATGTCAGACCGGCCCGATCAGCTGCAGGTTTCCGAGGCACCGTTCGTTACGCCTCGATCAACGCCCATAAAAACAAA GAAATGGGCCGACACGATGACTTGTGGTCTCTCTTTTATATGCTGGTCGAGTTTGTTAACGGACAACTTCCGtggagaaaaatcaaagataAAGAGCAG GTGGGCCTAATGAAGGAGCGCTATGATCATCGGTTGCTCTTGAAGCACTTGCCGTCAGATTTCAGGAGTTTCCTGGAACACATTCAGTCGTTGCAGTACGTCGATAAGCCAGATTATTTG ATGCTTGCCGGAGTGTTGGAACGCTGCATGAAGCGGCGCGGCGTCCGAGATTGTGATCCTTACGATTGGGAAAAGCTTGCGGAGGCGCCACAGTCGGTGACCACGTCCTCTTCTTCGGCGGCCGTGCCATCCAAGCCCCAGCAGCGCATCATCACCAATCCAGGCACTGCCAATGTCACGACAGATAATCTGGGTGAAGATCCACTGGCCGCTAGTATTGGATTGAATAATCAAGAGAACATGCATCCGAGCGATATGGCAGTGGCTGCTTCGGCTGCCGTGCCGCCCGTCGTGGATAGGAGGACTCCGTTGCAAACCGCACAGGTTGTTTCAACCGATAAGGAAGGAGGGACGAATGGTGATGGATCGAAATCCCCGGTCGCTGTGAATGGTCAAAGCGCACAAGTCAATGCCCAAGACAAATCACCCAAGAAGCGAAAGTTGGAAGGGGGAGCCGACGCCGTTGTTCCACCACCACTCGCTCACGATAGACAAGCGCGACGGGCACTGGTTGCGGAAGCCGCCACCCCTGATTCGCTGGTGGACACGGAAAATAGTCGAGAAACAGCCGCTCGTCAAGAATCGGGTGCTGGATTAGTGGAAACGGATAACGGTTTCACTCCGCTAGCGATTTCAGCTTCGATGCCGGCCGTTCTGGTGACCGCTAGATCTCCACGTCCCAATTTCGGTCCGTCGCACAGTGTCCCTCAATCGCCCAGCACGCCGGCCGACGTCGACGACGCACAAGCAGCTTCGAATGTTGCCAGGATGGGTGGTGGCGGCGTGTCTCCAGGCGTAGTTAGCGCTGGAGGAATGGGATTAGGATCACCTTTGGGTGGAGCTGCTGACAAGGGCGTCCGAGGACGCACCAATCTGAGGCGCTTTCATAGCATGCACGCTCACAACCACAGTCCGGGTAGTAGTCGAGGAGTACGTGTCACTAAGGAGATGAAGGAGCGCGACCGGGAACGCGATAGGGATACGTCTTACACTCAGTGTGCCGTGATGGATGACGACAACGTTTCTGCCCTTCAGCAGATGACAAGAGCTGGCGGAG GGTTAACTCTGGCATCGCAGTGGAAATCCCAATTCGACGATTCGGAGGAGACGGACGACGAACTTCAAGGTGAACATTTACAGAGCCCCGAACATTTGCCTGCCTTGGCCCGGCTAGGAGTGGCCATGCTGCAGCAGCAAATGTTTGGCTATGGATCGTCCCCTACTTCGCCAGTCATGCTGCGAGCCATCAGCCCTAATAATCTAAACGAGCAAGCGATGGCTATGGAATCAGCCATGCAATATTTCAACGAACGATCGCCCGACAACaatcagaacaacaacaacaatcagtCGGGGCAAACGGCTATGTGTGCTACCACATTGCCCAGGAGGTCCAAGAGACCACCTGAACGTCTAAAAAGCGACGAGTCTCAACTAGTTAAGGGCTCGACTCTCGATGGACTGGATGTTGAAGGAGCCGATACGATGCAAGCCATTCTAAATAG GGAGGGATTGCCACGAACCTGGAGCAATCCTCAACTGTCTTCGCACATCCGTCCAGGGCTAGAACCTCCTCGATTGCAGCAGGCGGCTTTTGACGACTGTGTCTACGCTGTTGACGTGATGAGGAACGTTGCCGTTAAGCAGGGTGCAGCCGCATCGACGTCAGCCACCAAAGAAATTGATCCGTCTGCCGATGAAGTGGAGCGAAAATTCAGCCTTCCGGCACGCATGCTATGCCAAACGAGCGCCGCCCTGTTACAATTGCAATCGGATTTTCAGAATGACTCATCACAGGCTGCCGCCGTCGCCGGCCGATTGGAAATCCGCATGGTGGATCCGTCTACTCCTCGTTCTCACGGAGATCACACGACCGATCAGCCGTGTAATGTCCCAGCCCTTTACGTAGCTACGGCGCCCAGCATTGAAACGTCTGCCGAGAAAAGCGCGGCTTCCGTCTCTCAGTCGGCCGTCACGCCTGCGCTGGTCCCCGCACCAGCTGTCGAAGAAGCGACTGTTTTCTACGACGCTCAACCCAACGGAGACGAAGATACTTTCCGAACAGCTTTACCCGGTACAACGATTAATGCCGGGACGTCCAAAACGATTGTGCTTGGACAAGCTGGCGGACTTGCGGAGCCGGAAACGGAGAGACTTGAAGTCAAGTCAATCACTCAAGATGATGATAACGAATCGCTCCATTCTCCTGAGAAAACCTCGAGGCTATCGTCGGCCCGAGGCTCTAAATCCCCGCAGCAACAGCGGCGAATCGGCACCGTCGTGCCGCCAGTCCCTCCGCATTTGGAAACTCCCACTTTGGTCGATCTCGGTCTTAATCGAGATGGAAACAGAGAAGATGGTCGACGTCGAGGCCGCGATGTCGAGGGAGAGAccgaagaagatgaggaagaagaagaagaagaggatgaagatgaggatgaagaagaagagggaaatgAGGAAGTACGGAAGAACAATGACGGCGAAGAAGGTGACGCTGATGATGAAGAGGGCAATAAACGGACTCAACAAGATTACCCGGTCTTGAGTGAGCAGCTGGACGAGGAACGCCGCAAAATATCTGTCATCAACTTGAACGACTTGAGTGCCGCCTTTCAAGCCTCCAGCCGGATGCGGACTCCTCGCCATTCTCCACCGCCTGCCGAATTACCTTCGCAACAGCATCTGCAGCAGCGACGTTACTCTCAAGAGGAACGTTCTCATGCCGTCCGCCTAGTGTCGGGCTATCTGTCACAAATGACCTCGTCGGCCGCCCAGACTGGcggagaggaagaagaggcgAGCGGTGGCGATGCAACAGCTTCGGCTGGCAAAGGTCTTCGCTATGATCGAGACGATGAAACTTCCAGCGGCCGCCGGAAAAGACAAGGAGTCGAAAAGTACGTCTCGGATAACTCGCAGCTCAATTTGCAATTCGAGCGACGGCGATCTCATCGTCCTCAAAGTAGCGACATGACTGGATTAACTGTTGTTCATCACTCGCCCACTATGCGCCACCGGAGTAGCGTCGCCACAGCCCCGGACACCGCCTACTCGTCGCATCCATCGTATTTGGATACCCGGTCTAGGCCGTCTCCGCAGTCATCGTCTGTAGGCGGTTTAACAGCTTTAAACAGCACCTACGAAATCAGCCGCGTCCGATCGTCGCCATCGCTGGTGCCGTCGACGAGTCGCTTTCCTTTTCATTACACCCCTCACCCACCTACAGGCAATCCGCCCACTCTTCGCGAGCTCGACGCCAG GCTGCGCCGCTATCGCCCCGTCTCGTTTCGTGACGGCACATCTTACAGCCGCCGCTGA